The following proteins are encoded in a genomic region of Bacillus sp. FJAT-22090:
- a CDS encoding SpoIIE family protein phosphatase, which translates to MKTLYEQNQKRNFSWRKVLEEIQVRKVAISFALIFFILAFFLAQVVLFEASVPFFLPIWALVSLRFKRFLPWTIAGALLGSMTLGLGQVVIHAMQAFIFPLHSKRLIRKIPLPLFVLLDVVFIQVIWQLVSYWGQIPGSVWLAIGYEGLLSLFMTIFLFQLFLPLPDILHKRWTAERMGAALLIGALVLTGMSSYIFGYVSIPLILAHLVIAIASAVGGIQLATVVAVLAGTILSISKLSFSGMIAVYAVTGFLAGLHKPFGRLWQAFSMLGATFFFILYDRTLPLDSVYIGSLVTASLLFFAIPSSWIKSLKEELYPDTSNILLRRQKWMTEKVNNQLQEFQHFVDFITSFISDRFNNKGAVEKEQNQAFETCQSCFQYEKCWGGKSNGIPSLMAQWENEPKKNRIQIEKRIGYKCVKPVKIIQELIEREAKKQLNNQMQHGKKMYALKLRDIGNHMNELINNLDNSMTLYTSHEEEIKQKFDQCNIPFFQIDVLNIAVGQMEVVICLPVESRAKMVGERLILPILYDLWKEPFEITSMKEVHQPYEHIQMTCKSSVRFQVTHDVYTSSSRNTIYSGDAHAVFPLHPGLLAVILSDGMGNDIEAHRESRRVMQFMRECLNKKMDPETTMHTLHYMMSLQDDTDSYATVDLALIDLQKGELWSWKAGSMSTYLIRGNEMRKIESKHVPFGFLPTFTIEARKVDIKDGDILLMLSDGVFSSNTSIDKQELYYQKILQDPTMNAERFVKKLEETYSLPGDDRTVIFMQVKHVVPEWSIFSPREAAKFQEKMVH; encoded by the coding sequence TTGAAAACATTGTATGAGCAAAATCAAAAAAGAAATTTTTCGTGGAGAAAGGTTTTAGAAGAGATTCAAGTTCGAAAAGTAGCCATATCATTCGCTCTTATTTTTTTTATACTTGCTTTCTTCCTAGCGCAAGTCGTATTATTCGAAGCTTCCGTTCCATTCTTCCTTCCTATATGGGCATTAGTAAGCTTACGATTTAAACGTTTTTTACCTTGGACCATTGCAGGGGCTTTGCTTGGTAGTATGACGCTAGGACTTGGACAAGTAGTCATACACGCAATGCAAGCGTTTATATTTCCACTTCATTCAAAAAGATTGATCAGGAAGATACCATTACCCTTATTTGTATTATTAGATGTTGTTTTTATACAAGTAATATGGCAGTTAGTGTCCTATTGGGGACAGATTCCAGGTTCCGTTTGGCTAGCAATCGGCTATGAAGGCCTTTTGAGTTTATTTATGACTATATTTTTATTTCAATTATTTCTCCCATTGCCAGATATACTTCATAAAAGATGGACGGCAGAAAGAATGGGAGCTGCTTTATTAATAGGAGCATTAGTCTTAACGGGAATGTCCTCGTATATTTTTGGATACGTTTCGATTCCTTTAATACTTGCTCATTTAGTAATAGCAATTGCCTCTGCAGTAGGTGGAATTCAGCTTGCAACCGTCGTTGCAGTTCTAGCAGGGACAATATTAAGTATTTCAAAGCTAAGCTTCAGTGGCATGATAGCGGTATATGCCGTTACCGGCTTTTTAGCAGGGCTGCATAAACCATTTGGCCGACTTTGGCAGGCGTTTAGTATGCTAGGCGCTACATTTTTCTTTATTTTATACGACCGAACTTTACCACTAGATAGTGTTTATATAGGTTCATTGGTAACCGCTTCATTGTTGTTTTTTGCTATACCTTCCAGTTGGATTAAATCTTTAAAGGAGGAACTTTACCCGGATACTTCAAATATTCTTCTGCGCAGACAGAAGTGGATGACTGAAAAAGTAAACAATCAGTTACAGGAATTCCAACATTTCGTAGACTTCATTACAAGTTTCATTTCTGATCGATTTAACAATAAAGGAGCTGTTGAAAAAGAGCAAAACCAGGCATTTGAAACATGCCAGTCGTGTTTTCAATATGAAAAATGTTGGGGGGGAAAATCAAATGGAATCCCATCGCTGATGGCACAATGGGAAAATGAACCTAAAAAAAATAGAATACAAATTGAAAAGAGAATCGGTTATAAGTGTGTGAAACCAGTAAAAATTATTCAAGAATTAATAGAAAGGGAGGCAAAAAAACAACTAAACAACCAAATGCAACACGGTAAAAAAATGTACGCTTTAAAGCTACGTGATATTGGAAACCATATGAATGAACTTATAAACAATTTAGATAACAGTATGACTTTATATACATCTCACGAAGAAGAGATCAAACAGAAGTTTGATCAGTGCAATATCCCGTTTTTTCAAATTGACGTTTTAAATATTGCGGTAGGGCAAATGGAGGTTGTTATCTGCTTACCGGTAGAATCTAGAGCCAAAATGGTTGGTGAGAGATTAATACTGCCAATACTTTATGACTTATGGAAAGAACCATTTGAAATAACGTCCATGAAAGAAGTTCATCAACCATATGAGCATATTCAAATGACCTGTAAATCTTCTGTACGTTTTCAAGTAACACATGATGTTTATACATCATCCAGCAGAAATACGATATATTCAGGAGATGCCCATGCAGTATTTCCTTTACACCCTGGATTACTTGCGGTTATTTTATCAGATGGAATGGGGAATGATATCGAGGCACACAGAGAAAGTAGACGAGTAATGCAGTTTATGCGAGAATGCCTAAATAAAAAAATGGATCCTGAAACAACGATGCATACTCTTCATTACATGATGAGTTTGCAAGATGATACGGATAGCTATGCAACGGTAGATTTAGCATTGATCGACTTACAAAAAGGAGAACTGTGGTCTTGGAAAGCTGGTAGTATGTCTACTTATTTGATAAGGGGGAATGAGATGCGTAAAATTGAAAGTAAGCATGTGCCATTTGGTTTCCTGCCTACTTTTACTATTGAGGCAAGAAAAGTTGATATTAAAGATGGCGATATTCTGCTAATGCTATCGGATGGTGTCTTCTCATCCAATACGTCCATAGACAAACAAGAGCTGTATTATCAAAAAATACTCCAAGATCCAACGATGAACGCAGAAAGATTTGTAAAGAAATTAGAAGAAACTTATTCATTACCAGGAGACGACCGAACGGTTATCTTCATGCAAGTAAAACATGTAGTTCCAGAATGGTCTATTTTTTCACCACGTGAAGCAGCTAAATTCCAAGAAAAAATGGTACACTAA
- a CDS encoding EAL domain-containing protein codes for MDAIDVLTNLDNLKAYFQPIFSADEHIVVGYEVTGKLQMDDKLINLTSFAYDEDIPEEYRVEVEHKILHLALSQLAGEVKDFDIYLPYNANLLILDYGESYFEIIKEYILEENLPRIVLVISEHNFKGDFSQLNNILRYLRTYGMKVAINQVGSESHLDYIKMISPNILKVNIEQLSYESWSAQNDLFTSLGTLARKMGANMLFEGIDTVHQLQFAWKNGGRYYQGKYLSDSATTVIPKNQLKERFKKECQQFIKIEKRMLEENYNELKNLQNLLETTIQHSKPASDNSEQLLALAKELDVYSFRIYICNEDGFQTSPNIMRMDKKWTVQKEAINKNWSWRPYFLKTIIKMRNDQSGVFSDVYSDIDTGELTRTFSIPMNESEYLFIDISYDYLFKHNIFR; via the coding sequence ATGGATGCAATTGATGTACTAACGAATTTAGATAATTTGAAAGCATATTTTCAGCCAATATTTAGTGCAGACGAGCATATTGTAGTTGGTTATGAAGTAACCGGAAAACTTCAAATGGATGACAAGTTAATAAACTTAACATCATTTGCATATGATGAAGATATTCCAGAAGAGTATCGGGTTGAAGTGGAACATAAAATATTGCATTTGGCACTTTCTCAACTTGCTGGAGAAGTGAAAGATTTTGATATTTACCTTCCATATAATGCAAACTTACTTATATTAGATTATGGTGAAAGTTATTTTGAAATTATAAAAGAGTATATTTTAGAAGAAAATCTCCCCCGCATTGTTCTTGTAATTTCAGAGCATAACTTTAAAGGAGATTTTAGCCAGCTTAATAATATCCTTCGCTATTTACGTACATACGGAATGAAGGTTGCTATAAATCAGGTAGGCTCCGAAAGCCATTTGGATTATATTAAGATGATCTCCCCAAATATCTTAAAAGTGAATATTGAGCAATTGAGTTATGAATCGTGGAGTGCACAAAATGATTTATTTACGTCCCTTGGTACGTTAGCTCGTAAAATGGGAGCGAATATGTTATTTGAAGGTATTGATACTGTACATCAGCTTCAATTTGCTTGGAAGAATGGTGGAAGATATTATCAAGGGAAGTACTTGTCTGATTCTGCTACAACGGTTATTCCAAAAAATCAGTTGAAGGAAAGATTTAAAAAGGAATGTCAGCAGTTTATTAAAATAGAAAAGCGCATGCTCGAAGAAAATTATAATGAATTGAAAAACTTACAAAATCTTTTAGAAACGACTATCCAGCATTCAAAGCCTGCAAGTGATAATAGCGAGCAACTTTTGGCGCTAGCCAAAGAACTTGATGTATATTCTTTCCGTATTTATATTTGTAATGAAGATGGTTTCCAAACTTCACCTAATATTATGCGCATGGATAAGAAGTGGACTGTTCAAAAAGAGGCTATTAATAAAAATTGGAGCTGGCGTCCATATTTTTTAAAAACAATTATAAAAATGCGCAATGATCAAAGTGGAGTATTTTCTGATGTATATAGCGATATCGACACTGGAGAATTGACACGAACATTTTCAATACCAATGAATGAAAGTGAATATCTATTTATTGATATTTCCTATGATTACTTATTTAAGCATAATATATTTAGATAA
- the ftsH gene encoding ATP-dependent zinc metalloprotease FtsH, with protein MNRALRYAILYLLIFFVIVGIFATFNTSNQPTKEIRFDEFMTSLEKGEVTSVVLQPESGIYVVEGEMKGYEEGEKFLAKAPYSEDLQSEIRTLAKTHSVQVDYKETPKTSGWVQFFTGLLPFLIIIILFFFLLSQSQGGGNRVMNFGKSKAKLYDNEKKKVRFTDVAGADEEKAELVEVVDFLKDPRKFVEIGARIPKGILLVGPPGTGKTLLARAVAGEAGVPFFSISGSDFVEMFVGVGASRVRDLFENAKKNAPCIIFIDEIDAVGRQRGAGLGGGHDEREQTLNQLLVEMDGFGANEGIIIIAATNRPDILDPALLRPGRFDRQITVGRPDVKGREAVLKVHARNKPLDESVDLKAIAQRTPGFSGADLENLLNEAALVAARRNKKKVDMSDIDEATDRVIAGPAKSGKVISEKERKIVAFHEAGHVVIGLTLDDAEIVHKVTIVPRGQAGGYAVMLPKEDRYFMTKPELLDKVAGLLGGRVAEDITFGEVSTGAHNDFQRATGIVRSMVTEYGMSDKLGPMQFGQAQGGNVFLGRDFNSEQNYSDAIAYEIDQEMQTMIKEQYNRTKQILTEKRDLLTLIATTLLEVETLDAAQIKHLEEHGTLPERVYDLTDSEAEVETKEEVSDAVGAPADPSTGDLPKENGPTDEPKNPIQEERRD; from the coding sequence ATGAATCGAGCACTGCGCTACGCTATATTATACCTATTAATATTTTTTGTGATTGTTGGAATTTTCGCTACGTTTAATACGAGCAATCAACCAACAAAAGAAATTCGCTTTGACGAATTTATGACTTCCCTTGAAAAAGGAGAAGTAACAAGCGTTGTTCTGCAACCTGAATCTGGAATTTATGTTGTAGAAGGCGAAATGAAAGGCTATGAAGAAGGGGAAAAATTCTTAGCTAAAGCCCCATATAGTGAAGATTTACAATCAGAAATTAGAACACTGGCAAAAACACACTCAGTTCAAGTTGATTATAAAGAAACGCCAAAAACAAGTGGCTGGGTACAATTTTTCACAGGGTTATTACCATTCCTGATTATCATTATTCTATTCTTCTTCTTATTGAGTCAATCACAAGGCGGTGGTAACCGTGTGATGAACTTCGGTAAGAGTAAAGCGAAATTGTATGACAATGAAAAGAAAAAAGTAAGATTTACAGATGTTGCTGGGGCAGATGAAGAAAAGGCTGAACTAGTAGAAGTAGTAGATTTTCTAAAAGATCCACGTAAATTTGTGGAGATTGGAGCACGTATTCCGAAAGGGATCTTATTAGTAGGTCCTCCAGGTACAGGTAAAACATTACTTGCTCGTGCGGTAGCCGGAGAAGCAGGCGTACCTTTCTTCTCTATTAGTGGTTCGGATTTTGTTGAAATGTTTGTCGGTGTTGGGGCATCTCGTGTGCGTGATTTATTTGAGAACGCGAAGAAGAATGCACCATGTATTATTTTCATCGATGAGATTGATGCAGTAGGTAGACAACGTGGAGCTGGTCTTGGTGGAGGTCACGATGAGCGTGAACAAACACTAAATCAATTACTTGTAGAAATGGATGGTTTCGGTGCAAATGAAGGTATTATTATCATTGCTGCAACGAACAGACCGGATATTTTAGATCCTGCACTTCTACGTCCAGGTCGTTTTGACCGTCAAATCACAGTTGGTCGTCCAGATGTTAAAGGACGAGAGGCAGTACTTAAAGTACATGCCCGCAATAAGCCACTTGACGAATCAGTGGATTTAAAAGCGATTGCACAACGTACACCAGGTTTCTCTGGTGCAGATTTAGAAAACTTATTAAACGAAGCAGCACTAGTTGCAGCGAGACGTAATAAGAAAAAAGTAGATATGAGTGATATTGATGAAGCAACGGATCGCGTAATTGCAGGTCCAGCTAAATCCGGTAAAGTTATTTCAGAAAAAGAACGTAAAATTGTGGCATTCCACGAAGCGGGACACGTAGTAATCGGATTAACACTTGATGATGCGGAAATCGTTCATAAAGTAACAATCGTTCCTCGTGGTCAAGCAGGTGGATATGCGGTAATGCTTCCAAAAGAAGATCGTTACTTCATGACGAAACCAGAGTTATTAGATAAAGTTGCAGGTTTATTAGGTGGGCGTGTAGCAGAAGATATTACTTTTGGTGAAGTATCAACTGGTGCTCATAATGACTTCCAACGTGCTACTGGTATTGTTAGAAGTATGGTTACTGAGTATGGTATGAGTGACAAATTAGGACCAATGCAATTTGGTCAAGCACAAGGTGGAAACGTATTCCTTGGACGTGATTTTAACTCAGAGCAAAATTACTCCGATGCAATTGCGTATGAAATCGATCAAGAGATGCAAACAATGATTAAAGAGCAATACAATCGTACAAAACAGATTTTAACGGAAAAACGTGATTTGTTAACACTTATTGCTACTACGTTATTAGAAGTTGAAACACTCGATGCTGCTCAAATCAAACACTTAGAAGAGCACGGAACACTTCCAGAACGCGTATATGATTTAACGGATAGCGAAGCTGAAGTGGAAACAAAAGAAGAAGTATCGGATGCAGTAGGAGCTCCAGCAGACCCTTCAACTGGTGACTTACCAAAAGAAAATGGTCCTACAGATGAGCCGAAAAATCCGATTCAAGAAGAACGTAGAGATTAA
- a CDS encoding nucleotidyltransferase domain-containing protein: MDRLEPIEAAKQFISLHHPNCQGALLAGSVIRGETTKTSDIDIVVFYNNSQISFRESLLLDGWPIEVFVHNLTSYKTFFESDSKRARPSLPRMVAEGLILKDNDILDSIKTEAKELLAKGPETWSPETINIKRYFITDALDDFIGSTNRAEEIFIANTLAELLSEFVLRTNGKWSGASKWIVRALKHHDENFANRFVESFDIYYKTGEKNKVIQLVEDILHPYGGRLFEGFSLGKMSTDK; the protein is encoded by the coding sequence ATTGACAGACTAGAACCTATCGAAGCTGCAAAGCAATTTATCTCTTTACATCACCCTAATTGCCAAGGTGCTCTTTTAGCAGGAAGCGTAATCCGAGGGGAAACTACAAAAACTTCAGATATAGACATTGTTGTATTTTATAACAATAGTCAAATCTCTTTTAGAGAATCTCTTCTTTTAGATGGATGGCCGATTGAAGTTTTTGTTCATAATCTCACTTCTTATAAAACCTTTTTTGAAAGTGACTCCAAAAGAGCTAGACCTTCTTTGCCCCGCATGGTTGCGGAAGGGCTCATCTTGAAAGACAACGATATTTTAGATTCTATTAAAACCGAAGCCAAAGAACTGTTAGCAAAAGGGCCAGAAACTTGGTCACCTGAGACTATTAATATAAAACGATACTTTATTACGGACGCCTTAGATGATTTCATTGGAAGTACTAATAGAGCAGAAGAAATTTTTATAGCAAATACACTAGCCGAATTATTAAGTGAATTTGTGTTACGAACGAATGGTAAATGGAGTGGTGCCTCTAAATGGATTGTCCGTGCATTAAAACATCATGATGAGAATTTTGCCAATCGGTTTGTTGAATCATTTGATATTTATTATAAAACTGGTGAAAAAAATAAGGTAATTCAACTTGTAGAGGATATTTTACATCCTTACGGGGGACGTTTATTTGAAGGGTTTTCTTTAGGAAAAATGTCGACCGATAAATAA
- the tilS gene encoding tRNA lysidine(34) synthetase TilS: protein MKRGEKMLSFAQKVKKYIDKHNLIDKGERLLIACSGGADSVALVRVLYELQKDYEIDIAIVHTDHQLRGEESAQDMRFVEELANSLKLPFYGTKIEVPSRVAEEGGNVQVICREERYAYFEVIMEQHNYPKLVLGHHADDQVETVIMSLVRGTLSSSITGIPRTRNFSTGEIIRPFLGVTKEEIFNYVHLLNQRFRHDPSNDKHTYTRNRIRHKVVPLLKEENALVSDRIQLFVEKQQQDDTLLQIMAKEKFEQLVTVDSNHSFFLDTMHFKEVPIALQRRVVLLLLNYLYNESDTFLNDRLIESILFACNEFEGNSVIHLPKSFFLVRHYNKVQFTSSIKEPALMGKMEIQEDCWFEVGAGFSIYLTRNIEANISEEKFYVQLDHDQLPLFIRQKAEGDRIHMKGMSSPKKVSRLFIDEKITAEDRYVWPLLVSKNNDILAVIGLRYEERFSKEYHGQNFVLYLKKH from the coding sequence ATGAAAAGAGGTGAGAAGATGCTTTCATTCGCTCAAAAGGTAAAAAAGTATATCGACAAGCACAACTTGATAGATAAAGGTGAGCGTCTTCTTATCGCTTGTTCTGGTGGCGCAGATTCAGTTGCTTTAGTAAGAGTTTTGTATGAACTTCAAAAGGACTATGAAATAGATATTGCTATTGTGCATACCGATCATCAGTTAAGAGGAGAAGAATCTGCACAGGACATGCGATTTGTGGAAGAACTTGCAAACAGCTTGAAATTACCCTTTTACGGAACGAAAATAGAGGTACCCAGTAGAGTCGCTGAAGAAGGTGGGAATGTTCAAGTTATTTGTAGAGAAGAACGCTATGCATATTTTGAAGTAATTATGGAACAACATAATTATCCCAAATTAGTTTTAGGTCATCATGCAGATGACCAAGTAGAAACTGTCATAATGTCGTTAGTGAGAGGTACACTATCCTCCTCTATAACTGGGATACCAAGAACTCGAAATTTTTCAACAGGAGAAATTATTCGGCCTTTTTTAGGGGTAACAAAAGAGGAAATTTTCAACTATGTTCATTTACTAAATCAACGTTTTAGACATGACCCAAGTAATGACAAGCATACATATACAAGAAATCGGATTCGACATAAAGTAGTACCTTTATTAAAAGAGGAGAATGCTTTAGTAAGTGACAGAATTCAGTTATTTGTTGAGAAGCAACAACAGGATGATACACTTCTTCAAATAATGGCAAAAGAAAAATTTGAACAGCTTGTGACGGTTGATTCAAATCATTCCTTTTTTCTTGATACAATGCACTTTAAGGAAGTTCCCATCGCTTTACAAAGAAGGGTAGTTCTACTACTATTAAACTATCTCTATAATGAATCCGATACATTTCTAAACGATCGGTTAATTGAGTCGATCCTTTTCGCTTGTAATGAGTTTGAAGGTAATTCAGTAATTCATTTACCAAAATCTTTTTTCCTTGTTCGGCATTACAATAAGGTCCAATTTACATCCTCCATCAAGGAACCTGCATTAATGGGTAAAATGGAAATACAAGAGGATTGTTGGTTTGAGGTTGGTGCTGGTTTTTCCATCTATTTAACGAGAAATATAGAGGCAAATATTTCGGAAGAAAAATTTTATGTCCAGTTGGATCACGATCAGCTACCACTTTTCATAAGACAAAAAGCTGAGGGAGATCGTATCCATATGAAAGGGATGTCCTCTCCTAAGAAAGTTTCTCGGTTATTTATCGATGAGAAAATTACAGCCGAAGATCGCTATGTTTGGCCACTACTTGTAAGTAAGAACAATGATATACTAGCAGTAATTGGGCTTCGTTACGAAGAGCGATTTTCGAAGGAGTATCATGGACAGAATTTTGTCCTATACTTAAAAAAACATTAA
- the hpt gene encoding hypoxanthine phosphoribosyltransferase yields MLEKDILEVLLTEEQIQEKTRELGAALSEEYKDKFPLAIGILKGAMPFMSDLMKRVDTYIEMDYMDVSSYGNATVSSGEVKIVKDLNTSVEGRDILIIEDIIDSGMTLSYLVDLFKYRKAKSIKLVTLLDKPSGRKVDLQADYVGFEVPDAFVVGYGLDYAEKYRNLPYVGVLKKEVYTF; encoded by the coding sequence ATGTTAGAAAAAGACATTCTAGAAGTATTATTAACAGAAGAACAAATTCAAGAAAAAACCCGTGAACTTGGTGCGGCACTATCAGAAGAATATAAAGATAAGTTCCCGCTAGCTATTGGTATTTTAAAAGGTGCTATGCCATTCATGTCCGATTTGATGAAACGAGTAGATACTTACATTGAAATGGATTATATGGATGTATCAAGCTACGGTAACGCTACTGTTTCTTCAGGTGAAGTAAAGATTGTTAAAGACTTAAATACAAGTGTAGAAGGACGCGATATTTTAATAATCGAGGATATCATTGATAGTGGAATGACACTAAGCTATTTGGTGGATTTGTTCAAATATCGTAAAGCAAAATCAATAAAATTGGTTACACTGCTTGATAAACCGTCTGGTCGAAAAGTAGATTTACAAGCAGACTATGTTGGCTTTGAGGTACCAGATGCATTTGTAGTAGGATACGGATTAGACTACGCAGAAAAATATCGTAATCTGCCATATGTAGGTGTGTTAAAGAAAGAAGTTTATACTTTTTAA
- a CDS encoding DinB family protein, which produces MNKEDILKAHVAYVNWLDELTNLNEIKGNTPYKEGKWSPNEIVMHLAEWDRFTLEERMPYMKEGAKLETFPNFEDFNAKAAARAHEQTFTETLAYAKTQRQAIMEQLEQIAEIEWDKIFYIGNHELTIRSYFTDFMEHDLHHKNQIALK; this is translated from the coding sequence GTGAATAAAGAAGATATTTTAAAAGCACATGTAGCGTATGTGAACTGGTTAGATGAACTTACTAATTTGAATGAGATTAAAGGAAACACACCATACAAAGAAGGTAAGTGGTCGCCGAATGAAATTGTGATGCATTTAGCCGAGTGGGATCGATTTACCCTAGAAGAACGAATGCCTTATATGAAAGAAGGTGCAAAGCTTGAAACGTTTCCAAACTTCGAAGACTTTAATGCAAAAGCCGCAGCCCGTGCTCATGAACAAACATTTACAGAGACCCTTGCTTATGCAAAAACTCAACGGCAAGCTATTATGGAACAACTCGAACAAATCGCTGAAATAGAATGGGACAAAATTTTCTATATTGGTAACCATGAATTAACTATACGTAGTTACTTCACCGATTTCATGGAACATGATCTTCACCATAAAAACCAAATAGCTTTAAAATAA